A single genomic interval of Pyrus communis chromosome 5, drPyrComm1.1, whole genome shotgun sequence harbors:
- the LOC137735264 gene encoding rhodanese-like domain-containing protein 7, whose amino-acid sequence MRTLPPAVDSMLSWRSPPSLSLRMVWLPPLHSVNPNPRLHPSSSVSPPSNRDPQSFLNPRIPVSDSHGVPQSMTLSRCFSGPTSPVPIPSSPESDNSDSQILVVVSFYKFADFADHASLRQPLKQLCEELRVSGGIILAREGINGSICGTRESVDKVLEFIQNDNCLEGLRGLESPVSPEEEAIHHGHTSSSPLAAGEDAPFRWDHVRVKLKKEIVSLGMPDVSPIEKVGKYVSPRDWNALISDPDTVVIDVRNNYETRIGKFKGAVDPCTKAFREFPSWVDDLFQPSESENGHLEVKLNGPNESINSQLEISKPKTPPKVAMYCTGGIRCEKASSFLLSKGFEEVYHLEGGILKYLEEVPRTESLWEGECFVFDKRVSVEHGLAQGTHKLCYGCKQPVSDADMESPQWEYGVTCPYCFSSKSDEEKDRARARQRQFETWGIIGGPDNGRKPDGTKHSSTHLSNSV is encoded by the exons ATGCGAACCTTGCCTCCCGCGGTCGACTCCATGCTAAGCTGGAGGTCACCTCCATCACTGTCGCTGAGGATGGTATGGTTACCTCCACTGCACTCcgtaaaccctaaccctagattGCATCCCTCCTCTTCAGTTTCGCCGCCCTCCAATCGAGATCCTCAGTCGTTTCTCAACCCTAGGATTCCGGTCTCCGATTCTCACGGCGTCCCTCAAAGCATGACGCTTTCCAGGTGCTTCTCCGGGCCCACCAGTCCGGTCCCGATTCCGAGCTCGCCCGAGTCGGATAACTCGGATTCGCAGATTCTCGTCGTGGTCTCCTTCTACAAGTTCGCTGATTTTGCCGACCATGCTTCTCTGCGGCAACCATTGAAGCAGCTCTGCGAAGAACTG CGTGTTTCAGGCGGTATCATACTTGCCCGGGAAGGGATAAATGGGAGCATTTGTGGGACAAGAGAATCGGTGGATAAAGTTCTTGAGTTCATCCAAAATGATAACTGCCTTGAGGGACTAAGAGGATTGGAGTCACCTGTGAGTCCTGAGGAGGAAGCTATTCATCACGGGCACACTAGCAGCTCTCCTCTGGCAGCAGGGGAAGACGCGCCCTTCAGATGGGATCATGTGAGGGTCAAGTTGAAGAAGGAG ATTGTTAGTCTTGGAATGCCTGATGTATCGCCAATTGAAAAGGTCGGAAAGTATGTGAGTCCACGGGATTGGAATGCATTGATTAGTGATCCAGATACG GTGGTTATTGATGTGCGCAATAATTACGAAACTAGAATAGGGAAGTTCAAGGGAGCAGTTGATCCGTGCACTAAAGCATTCCGAGAGTTCCCATCTTGGGTAGACGATCTGTTTCAACCTTCAGAATCAGAGAATGGTCATTTGGAGGTGAAACTCAACGGTCCAAATGAAAGCATCAACAGTCAGCTCGAGAtatcaaaaccaaaaacacCTCCGAAAGTTGCCATGTACTGTACTGGGGGAATTAGATGTGAGAAAGCTTCAAGTTTTCTCCTCAGCAAAGGCTTCGAAGAG GTTTATCATCTAGAAGGCGGAATTCTGAAGTATCTTGAGGAAGTTCCACGGACGGAGAGCCTGTGGGAGGGAGAGTGCTTTGTCTTTGACAAGAGAGTCTCGGTTGAGCATGGGTTAGCACAGGGAACTCACAAATTATGCTACGGGTGTAAGCAACCGGTCAGTGATGCAGATATGGAGTCTCCTCAGTGGGAATACGGAGTTACTTGTCCGTACTGTTTCTCGTCAAAATCTGATGAAGAGAAGGATAGGGCAAGAGCTCGACAAAGGCAATTTGAGACATGGGGGATCATCGGTGGTCCGGACAACGGACGCAAACCGGATGGTACCAAGCACAGCTCTACTCATCTCTCAAATTCAGTTTGA
- the LOC137734142 gene encoding transcription elongation factor TFIIS-like encodes MEKELLELFDAVKKTADAATSCDGGAEESQCLEAFEQLRNFPVTHQILVSTQVGKRLRHLTKHPRKKIQSVASGLLEKWKEIVMTEVEKTVKNVNLERIDSLKRDSPRADSPRPEKVQKTSAVKVEKVSKAEPVEVKKVDRDVKPRSENAYGSGTVKTEGKVPNLNPVKTEKSASAETVKVEKVAKEVKKPALNSSGPPKLTSMIKCNDTARDKVRVLLHEALSKVAAEGDERFADEVNAADPIRVAVTVESLLFENWGGSTGSQKAKYRSLIFNLKDQKNLDFRRKVLLGHIKAERLVNLSTAEMASDQRQEETKKLEEKALFECERGGAPKATTDQFKCGRCGQRKTTYYQMQTRSADEPMTTYVTCVNCNNRWKFC; translated from the exons ATGGAGAAGGAGCTTCTGGAGTTGTTCGACGCCGTGAAGAAAACGGCGGACGCTGCCACATCTTGCGACGGAGGAGCCGAGGAAAGCCAATGCCTTGAGGCCTTCGAGCAGCTCAGGAATTTTCCCGTCACTCATCAAATCCTCGTCTCAACCCAA GTTGGGAAGCGTCTTCGGCATCTGACAAAACATCCTAGAAAGAAAATCCAGTCTGTTGCTTCTGGCCTGTTGGAGAAATGGAAAGAGATTGTTATGACTGAGGTAGAAAAAACTGTGAAAAATGTGAACTTGGAGAGAATAGACTCTCTAAAACGTGATTCTCCACGCGCCGACAGCCCCAGGCCTGAGAAGGTTCAGAAGACATCTGCTGTGAAGGTTGAGAAGGTTTCCAAGGCTGAACCTGTTGAGGTTAAGAAGGTTGATCGTGATGTCAAACCAAGATCTGAGAATGCTTATGGTTCCGGAACTGTCAAAACAGAAGGGAAGGTTCCAAATCTTAATCCTGTCAAGACTGAGAAATCTGCTTCAGCGGAGACTGTTAAGGTTGAAAAGGTAGCCAAAGAAGTGAAGAAACCAGCACTCAACTCCTCTGGTCCCCCAAAGTTAACCTCTATGATTAAGTGTAATGATACAGCTCGGGACAAAGTAAGGGTACTGCTGCATGAGGCTTTGTCAAAGGTTGCTGCGGAGGGTGATGAAAGGTTTGCCGATGAGGTGAATGCAGCTGATCCTATTCGAGTAGCTGTCACTGTGGAATCTTTGCTCTTTGAGAATTGGGGTGGTTCCACCGGCTCTCAGAAGGCTAAATATCGATCTTTGATTTTCAACCTGAAGGACCAAAAGAACCTAGATTTCCGGAGAAAAGTACTGCTTGGACATATCAAGGCAGAGAGGCTCGTGAACCTGTCAACAGCGGAAATGGCAAGTGATCAGAGGCAAGAGGAGACCAAGAAGCTTGAAGAAAAAGCATTGTTTGAGTGCGAGCGTGGAGGTGCACCAAAAGCCACAACCGATCAATTCAAATGTGGTCGGTGTGGGCAGCGCAAGACCACCTACTACCAAATGCAGACCCGGAGTGCGGATGAACCTATGACAACATATGTAACATGTGTAAACTGCAATAACCGTTGGAAGTTCTGTTAG